The Paenibacillus sp. 37 sequence AATTCCAAGTGTGTCTGTAAGTATGGGGGCGATGAAGGATACGGGCATGCCTGTCAATCTAACCCTGGCGGGTGCAGCTTATACCGACAATGACCTGCTCCGATATGCATATTCCTATGAACAGGCATCGCACAACCCGTCCGATTGCAACCCGTACGCCTCCGCTGCAAGATGAGACTATTTCATACCATCCTAAAACATCAATTACTCCTGCAAAGCGGCTCGAGAAAGATACTCCTGTAATAATGTAATAACATAAAATGCTGCAATCAAAGAGTAAGCTCTTGTCTTAAGCGGATCCGTCACCGATCAGAGTACGATTACTGAACTTCGTGTTTATGTCAATGGCATTCGTGTAGGGCCGAAGCATATATACCTAATTGGTTATCCACACTCTCAACTGCAAAATATAAACAACCTGGTGCCTTTAAGGCAGATACAATACATGTTTTTGCCCTGGCCAAAGATATTTCATGGAAATACCTCTGCTCAAATTACCTCTTTGGATTTAGCACCTTGAGATACTGACACCTATTAACTTGGTAATTGAAATAAACAGGGAGAGAAACCGGTAACTATCTGGCCCCCCCTGTTTAATTTATCCCTCTTCCAAAAACCTCTCTAACGTAAACCAAAAAAACAACACCATCGTCCGTATACAGCAGCCGCAGGATTGGCCATGATCATTTACAATCTGCTTGACGATAGCCAGTCCCAGGCCTGAGCCAGACACGTTCCGACTTCTGCCCTCTGCAAC is a genomic window containing:
- a CDS encoding ATP-binding protein, with product MFPPKAQLRGIIWSPGNSISVEHLQRIWDQIYQVAEGRSRNVSGSGLGLAIVKQIVNDHGQSCGCCIRTMVLFFWFTLERFLEEG